Sequence from the Candidatus Izemoplasma sp. genome:
GATATCAGAAACAATAATGGACGTGCATTAAAATCTAAATATTGGACAATGGAGCGTGCCTACAAGTTTGATAACAAAGTTGATGCTATCTTTTGGATTATGAAAGATGATTCATTGCCACCTATCTTAAAAATCAACTCAAGTATACTTGCGAGTACACTGGGGGCAACATTGGCAACAAAACGCTCTACTGCTGAAGAGGGGGTAGATGCATCGAAACTTGTTATTGAACCTTATGCAAATCCGTTTAGGTTATACCCACTACGTAACGATTATTTAAAATTTAAAGATTTATTTGAAAACCGTGACGTAACATGCTATGTCATTAATACAGGATCATTCTTAAACAAAAATATAACCCCTAAAATAACCTTAGGGATTATTGATAATATCGTAATGGATAACACGCAATTTAAACCTTTTTCCAATTTAAATGCGATTGAGTATGCATCTATTGAGGACTATGAACCTGATTTTTCAAGTGAGAAATACATCAACTTATTTAAAGAGCGTATGCAATCTCGTATTGATTTTATTGAACATCTGTACAACCAAGATATTTTACCAGATGAAGCGAAACAAAGCATTCAAGAGATTATTAATCAGTTATCCTAAAAAATAAACGTCTAGTATAAACTAGACGTTTTTATATTAACTTGACTTCACTTCATTCCATCCGATTAAAACAGCTTCGTATTTTAGGTCTAAGTTAAGACTATGAACACCTGAAGCAAAGTCTATTTTAATGCGTTTTTTCATCACTTTCCAATCTGAAATTATGCCATCAACACAATATTTCTTAATATTCTGTGCGGTTGGTTCTAATGGCTTTGCTTTCTTATCTTCATCGTTTGGATTAGATACGCTAAACCCATTAATGACTGGCTTGGTAAAAATCAATACCCCATCAGCTACTTGAATCGGATCAAAATGGGTATTTTCTGGATGACCTTCTTTGACCGTAAAACGAGCGACTTTAAACGCAAGTACATCCGTATTACTCAACACATCATCAATGACACTATTACGCATAATCACTTCTTTAATAAAGCCGGGTGTTAACGAATTATAGTCATCTATATACTGTTCATAAACTATATCAGTATCCGTCTTCACTTCGACATCTTCTATCGTGATTTCATTATTATTAATATGAATTTTAATGGGACGAACCATATATTCTTTATCTTTTTCAAAAGTTTTTCCTTTAGCTTCTAGGATATCTATAATAGGCTCGATTTCTTCTCTAAACATTGTAAGTGATAGTGTGATAACTTCGCCATTTCCTTTGATGATAATGCCGTGTTCTGTTAAATTAAATGACGTAATATCGTCATAAGGAATCACAGCAAATGTCTTTTTACCCGTGCGTTGAATGAGTTCATTTGGCGTGACAATAATCGCTTCGTACTCCGTTTTTTTATTTAAACCCAGTGGAATTAAAACCAATACGAACAACCCAAACACAATATAAATAAAATCGAGTTGAAAGAGAACGTCATTTTCTCCTAATACAAACAACGTCAGTAAAATTACAAACAGAAAAACCCCTACTTTAAGTGTATGGTTACGCTTTATATTGGCATCGTAAATCGCGTACTCATCCAGTGTAATATGATACTTGTTCTCTAACACTTCTTTTATTTTATCAATCATTATAACACCACCTACATTTATCATATCACAGTTTAAAATAAAAACAAATAAGAACATACTTTTTTATACAAAATTAACCGGTTTTTAATGGGAATCATCATGAAAAAATGGTATAATATATTAAGTATATTGATTCTAAGAAAGGTGATATTATATGACATTTTTAAACAGCTTAAGTGATGGTAAAAAAATGACTGATAAAGTCTTTAAAGCAGCAGTTAAAGCAAATGAGGCAAAAATAAAACATGGGTCAGAAAACGTTGTTGATGCGACTCTAGGAACACTCTTTGATGAGACCGAAACATTCTGTGCATTCGACTCCGTATGGGAACCTTATAAATCAATCAGTAATATTCAAAAAGCTAAGTACGCTGGTGGCATTCCTGGTAATCCTAGTTATTTAACAACTGTCTATAAATGGCTTTTTAAAGATTTAACGTTACATACAAAAATCGTTGCAACCCCAGGTGGTGCGGGCGCAGTAAGTGCAACGATTCATAACATCCTTGATCCCGGACAAATCTTGCTGAAACCTTCGTTAGGATGGGGACCCTATAACACGATGGCAACCGAACATGGCGTTAAAGCGGTTGATTACAATTTATTTTCTGATGATGGGTTTGATATTGACAATTTCAAACAAAAACTAGCCAATGTAATGGCAAAGCAAGGTAAAGTATTAGCTATTATAAATGACCCATGTCATAACCCTTCAGGTTATACAATGACTGAAGATGAATGGGATGAGATTTTAACCTATGTTGATATGCTTGCCCAGCGTGGACCTATAATTATTTTACAAGATATTGCCTATATTGATTTTTCGACTAATCCAGATTGGAAAAAACATTTCAAAAAATATCAAAATCTAAGTGACAATATTATGGTTGTTATAGCCTTCTCTCTATCAAAAACACTCACTGCTTACGGTGCACGAGTTGGGGCTGCTATTGCAATTACATCTAATCAAAAAGAACTCGATAAATGGCACGACGCAATGGTTTATACAGCCCGTTCAACATGGTCTACCATTAACAATAGTATGATGACATTGTTCGCCAAACTGTATAACGATAAATCGCTATACGATGCTTACTTAAATGAAAAATCAAAATATGTTTCATTATTGAAAGAACGTGCTGATATATTTATTAAAGAAGCTGATCAAGAAAATTTACCCTATTATCCGTTTGTTGAAGGCTTTTTTGTCACATTACGGATTGATAATGCAGATAAAGAGGCGATTTACAAACGACTTCAAGATAACAACATCTTCACTGTCCAAGTCAATAATGGTTTACGGATTGCATTATGTAGTGTCTCGAAAAATAAACTTAAGGGACTTGCAAAGAAAATTAAAGCCTGTCTTTAACAATAGAGAAATAAAAGGAGCTCCGAATATTCGGAACTCCTTTTATTATGTGTTAGTTGATTTTAATTGGATGAATCCACCCTTCAGGAGGATCGATTTCACCATAATATATACCGATTAGTAAGTCATACAATTTTTTAATTGTAGGACCAACTTTACCATCACCAAATTGATGTTTGTTACCTTTGTGTGTAATTGATTTAATTGGCGTAATAATTGCCGCTGTCCCGCAAGCACCTGCTTCTTTAAATTCATCTAATTGATCAATATGAACAGCACGTTCTTCTGTTTCTAATCCTAGTACGTTTTCGGCTAAATATAAGATTGAACGGCGTGTAATGCTTGGTAATATTGAAGACGATTTCGGCGTCACTACTACATTGTCATGTGTCACACCAAAGAAGTTAGCCGCACCAACTTCATCAATCTTACTATGCGTTAGCGGATCAAGATATATCACGCCTGCATAGCCTTTTTCTTTTGCTAAATGGCGGGGATAGAGACTTGCTGCATAATTACCTGCAACTTTGACTTTTCCCATTCCATTAGCTGCTGCACGATCATAATCTGTTGTGATGAAATCTAATGCTTTTAACCCCCCTTCAAAATAGGTCCCTACAGGTGCACAAAATACATTGAATAGATATTCTTCTGAAGGTTTAACACCTAAGTTCATTCCGTGGCCCATGATATGCGGCCGGATATACAGTGATTGTTCAGTCCCATATTCAGGAATATCATCGATATTTGCTTTAACCACTTCTTCAATGGCTTCGAAGAATAGATCTTTTGGCAACTCAGGTGCAACGATACGTCTCAAACCATCATTAAGTCGCTTAAAGTTTAAGTCTGGACGGAACAAAACGACTTGTCCATCTTTAGTTTTATAAGCTTTTAATCCTTCAAATAATGCTTGTCCGTAATGAAACACGTTTGATCCTTCATGGATTGTTATGTGTTTGTCTGTTGTTAAATCACCTTTTTGCCAATTACCGTTTTTTGTAAAGGCACGGTACCGATATTTTGTTTCTTTTAATGCATAACCCATAAGTTCACACTCCTTGTTCGATAGGTTAGTATTTACCTTGTTTGATCATTGAATCAGCAACTTTTGTAAATCCAGCAATGTTCGCTCCGGCAATTAAGTCGTATCCAAATCCATATCGACTACTTGCTCGTACACAACTATTGTAGATATTTTTCATGATGCCGCGTAATTTTTCGTCTACTTCATCACTTGTCCAATGAAGTCTCATACTATTTTGTGACATTTCAAGCGCACTTGTTGCTACCCCACCAGCATTCGCTGCTTTACCAGGACCAATAATAACTCCTGCTTCTTTCAGCAATTGGATTGCTTCATTGGTGGTAGGCATGTTGGCACCCTCTACAATATATTTTACACCATTTTCAATGATTTGTTTAGCATCTTCAGGATAAATTTCATTTTGCGTTGCACATGGCATAATAATATCAACTTCACGTTCCCAAGGTTTTTTACCTGCGAAGAACTCTACATCAAAGCGCTCTGCATAGTCTTGAATCTTACCATTGGTGTTCGCTCGCATTTCTAACATAAAACTAAATTTTTCTTGCGTATTTACACCATCTGGATCATAGATATATCCTTCTGGGCCACTTAAGGTAACGACTTTACCACCTAAGGCTGTCACTTTCTTACAGACACCCCATGCAACGTTTCCAAATCCAGATACTGCGACAGTTTTATTTTTGAAGTCTAAGTCGTCGTGTTTTAACATTTGATAGGCAAAATATGTTGCGCCATACCCCGTTGCTTCTGGACGTATGAGTGATCCTCCATATTCTAGACTTTTACCAGTTAAGACACCATTTTCAAATGCGCCACGAAGACGACGATAATGGCCGAATAAAAATCCTATTTCACGAGCACCCACACCAATGTCACCAGCAGGTACATCAACGTTAGGGCCAATATGACGATAGAGTTCAGTCATAAACCCTTCACAGAATCGTCTGATCTCTTCATCAGATTTACCAAGTGGGTTAAAATCACTACCACCTTTTCCACCACCGATCGGCAAACTGGTTAAACTATTTTTAAATATTTGTTCAAATCCTAAGAACTTAATCATTCCTAAGTAAACAGATTCATGGAAACGTAGTCCACCTTTATACGGTCCAATCGCTCCATTAAACTGCACACGGAAACCACGGTTAACATGTGTCATACCGTCATCATCAACCCATGGCACTCGGAACATAATCACACGTTCTGGTTCAACAATACGTTCTAAGATATTATTTTCAATATATTCAGGATGTTGTTCTAAGACAGGGCCAAGAGAATGAAGTACCTCAGTGACAGCTTGAACAAATTCACTTTGGTGACCATCTTTTTGACGTACTTTTTCCAATACGCGTTCAATATATTCTTCTGTTTCAAGTGAGATTTCACTATCTTCATCTTGAGCACTTTCGAAACTATTGAACTTATGGATGAAGAGTCCACTACGTAGTTTTGGTTCAAACCATGTTGATTTTGCAGGCATGATTAACCCAGCATCACTGACTTCCATAATGTCTTGCATGGTGACTGGATACATACTAAATCCAACACCATCTATTTCATCCGTTAATTCACGTAATCCTTTTAAACCACGGATACCACCAACAAAACTAATGCGTGATGAATTTCTAACATTTTTGATGCTTAATAAATTATTTAAGACATATTCTTCCATTATTGCCGCATCGATTGATGCTAAAACATCATTCTCATCGACAATGCCATCACGTAGCTCTAAGCTATACCATTGGTTATTTAAGTACATACCAAATTTATGTTTTTTCATAGGTTTGTATGGTGCTTTGCTTTTTTCTATTTTAAAAAGTTTGTCTAACTCATTAATGAACGTTTCTTCTGACATACCGTTAAGGTCATGTACTACACGGTTATAGTCCATAATTGTTAAATTACTTT
This genomic interval carries:
- a CDS encoding branched-chain amino acid aminotransferase, with translation MGYALKETKYRYRAFTKNGNWQKGDLTTDKHITIHEGSNVFHYGQALFEGLKAYKTKDGQVVLFRPDLNFKRLNDGLRRIVAPELPKDLFFEAIEEVVKANIDDIPEYGTEQSLYIRPHIMGHGMNLGVKPSEEYLFNVFCAPVGTYFEGGLKALDFITTDYDRAAANGMGKVKVAGNYAASLYPRHLAKEKGYAGVIYLDPLTHSKIDEVGAANFFGVTHDNVVVTPKSSSILPSITRRSILYLAENVLGLETEERAVHIDQLDEFKEAGACGTAAIITPIKSITHKGNKHQFGDGKVGPTIKKLYDLLIGIYYGEIDPPEGWIHPIKIN
- a CDS encoding aminotransferase class I/II-fold pyridoxal phosphate-dependent enzyme — encoded protein: MTFLNSLSDGKKMTDKVFKAAVKANEAKIKHGSENVVDATLGTLFDETETFCAFDSVWEPYKSISNIQKAKYAGGIPGNPSYLTTVYKWLFKDLTLHTKIVATPGGAGAVSATIHNILDPGQILLKPSLGWGPYNTMATEHGVKAVDYNLFSDDGFDIDNFKQKLANVMAKQGKVLAIINDPCHNPSGYTMTEDEWDEILTYVDMLAQRGPIIILQDIAYIDFSTNPDWKKHFKKYQNLSDNIMVVIAFSLSKTLTAYGARVGAAIAITSNQKELDKWHDAMVYTARSTWSTINNSMMTLFAKLYNDKSLYDAYLNEKSKYVSLLKERADIFIKEADQENLPYYPFVEGFFVTLRIDNADKEAIYKRLQDNNIFTVQVNNGLRIALCSVSKNKLKGLAKKIKACL
- the gdhA gene encoding NADP-specific glutamate dehydrogenase translates to MAIVKPFKALRPRIDLVERVASLPYDVMSRKEAKRMAMGNPYSFLHVVRSEIDYPSSVDAYDPKVYKKAQKNLKMFEDDGILIQDENDHIYIYQQTMNGKVQTGFVACTSVDDYVNGVIKRHETTLLSKEKDRINHFDRCDANTAPIFLTYRDRDRLNEILESWTSNHDPEFDILTDDGVGHAAWLIDDDDLLLEISEHFGDVESLYIADGHHRAASAAKVALKRRQENPNYTGDEEFNFFMSVIFPESNLTIMDYNRVVHDLNGMSEETFINELDKLFKIEKSKAPYKPMKKHKFGMYLNNQWYSLELRDGIVDENDVLASIDAAIMEEYVLNNLLSIKNVRNSSRISFVGGIRGLKGLRELTDEIDGVGFSMYPVTMQDIMEVSDAGLIMPAKSTWFEPKLRSGLFIHKFNSFESAQDEDSEISLETEEYIERVLEKVRQKDGHQSEFVQAVTEVLHSLGPVLEQHPEYIENNILERIVEPERVIMFRVPWVDDDGMTHVNRGFRVQFNGAIGPYKGGLRFHESVYLGMIKFLGFEQIFKNSLTSLPIGGGKGGSDFNPLGKSDEEIRRFCEGFMTELYRHIGPNVDVPAGDIGVGAREIGFLFGHYRRLRGAFENGVLTGKSLEYGGSLIRPEATGYGATYFAYQMLKHDDLDFKNKTVAVSGFGNVAWGVCKKVTALGGKVVTLSGPEGYIYDPDGVNTQEKFSFMLEMRANTNGKIQDYAERFDVEFFAGKKPWEREVDIIMPCATQNEIYPEDAKQIIENGVKYIVEGANMPTTNEAIQLLKEAGVIIGPGKAANAGGVATSALEMSQNSMRLHWTSDEVDEKLRGIMKNIYNSCVRASSRYGFGYDLIAGANIAGFTKVADSMIKQGKY